One stretch of Pararhizobium qamdonense DNA includes these proteins:
- a CDS encoding ABC transporter ATP-binding protein: MGSLQLKSIRKAFGNHEVLKGIDLDVKDGEFVIFVGPSGCGKSTLLRVIAGLEDATSGSVQIDGQEVINTPPAKRGIAMVFQSYALYPHLTVKDNMGLGLKQMGAPKAEVDAKVAKASGMLSLEPYLARRPAELSGGQRQRVAIGRAIVREPKLFLFDEPLSNLDAALRVNTRLEIARLHRSLKATMIYVTHDQVEAMTLADKIVVLNAGQIEQIGSPMELYNKPANTFVAGFIGSPQMNFIEAGRLGDEQAKTVGIRPEHITLARDSGDWKAKVIHVEHLGADTILYLETEVTGLLTVRLFGEHQYDVDDIVYATPDKTAMHRFGADDRVLRG; encoded by the coding sequence GTGGGATCACTTCAACTGAAATCCATCCGCAAGGCCTTCGGCAATCACGAAGTCTTGAAGGGCATCGACCTCGACGTTAAGGATGGCGAATTCGTCATCTTTGTCGGCCCGTCCGGCTGCGGCAAATCCACCCTTCTGCGCGTCATTGCCGGTCTTGAGGATGCGACGTCCGGCAGCGTCCAGATCGATGGCCAGGAAGTGATCAACACGCCGCCGGCCAAGCGCGGCATCGCCATGGTGTTCCAGTCCTACGCGCTCTACCCGCATCTGACGGTGAAAGATAATATGGGTCTTGGCCTCAAGCAGATGGGCGCGCCAAAAGCGGAAGTGGACGCCAAGGTTGCCAAGGCATCCGGCATGCTGTCGCTGGAACCTTACCTTGCCCGCCGCCCGGCCGAACTGTCCGGCGGCCAGCGCCAGCGCGTCGCCATCGGCCGCGCTATCGTGCGCGAACCCAAGCTCTTCCTGTTCGATGAGCCATTGTCCAATCTCGATGCGGCCCTGCGCGTCAACACCCGTCTTGAGATCGCGAGGCTGCATCGCAGCCTGAAGGCGACGATGATCTATGTGACGCATGACCAGGTCGAGGCGATGACGCTGGCCGACAAGATTGTCGTGCTCAATGCCGGCCAGATCGAGCAGATCGGCTCGCCGATGGAACTCTACAACAAGCCGGCCAACACGTTTGTGGCCGGTTTCATCGGTTCGCCGCAGATGAACTTCATCGAGGCGGGCAGGCTTGGTGATGAGCAAGCAAAGACCGTCGGCATCCGTCCGGAGCATATCACGCTCGCGCGCGACAGCGGCGACTGGAAGGCCAAGGTCATCCATGTCGAGCATCTGGGCGCCGATACCATCCTTTATCTGGAAACCGAAGTGACCGGTCTTTTGACGGTCCGCCTGTTCGGCGAGCATCAATATGATGTCGATGACATCGTCTATGCGACGCCGGACAAGACGGCGATGCACCGTTTCGGTGCCGACGACCGGGTTCTGCGCGGATAG
- a CDS encoding efflux RND transporter periplasmic adaptor subunit produces the protein MEPKMRMNRPILAATVAGLMMIAGCQKDDGEKQAAPSYPPPQVSVITTKTESLPITNDLPGRIAATRISEVRPRATGIVIERVFEQGSHVNAGDVLYRIDPASFKVQVESAEGTLRRAKAVQLQAKQAADRQEQLKKSGVATGQNYDDAIAQLAQADADVAIAEAGLATAQLNLQYTNVTAPISGRIGRALITEGALVSANGSENLATIQQLDPVYADFTQSATDLIRLRKALQDGALAGDKNEAKVNLLMDDGSAYPHAGKLLFSEAAVDETTGQVTLRGEFPNPDGDLLPGMYVRVIVEQGIERNAIAVPSQAVQRDTSGNAQVYIVKEDKTAELRTVSAGQVLGDQWIIRDGLKPGEKVIVEGFQKVRPGAPVEPADWKPADAKPAAGAQPAAEKPADAQPAAEKTGTDGAAEKPAEDAKPAEQAK, from the coding sequence ATGGAACCAAAGATGCGGATGAACCGACCGATATTGGCTGCAACAGTGGCTGGCCTGATGATGATTGCGGGCTGCCAGAAAGACGACGGCGAGAAGCAGGCGGCTCCGTCCTATCCGCCGCCGCAGGTCTCGGTGATCACGACGAAGACCGAATCGCTGCCGATCACCAACGATCTGCCGGGGCGCATCGCCGCCACCCGCATTTCGGAAGTCCGTCCGCGCGCCACCGGCATCGTCATCGAGCGCGTGTTCGAGCAGGGTTCGCATGTGAATGCAGGCGATGTGCTCTACCGGATCGATCCGGCCTCGTTCAAGGTGCAGGTCGAAAGTGCCGAAGGCACGTTGCGCCGCGCCAAGGCTGTGCAGCTGCAGGCCAAGCAGGCCGCCGATCGCCAGGAGCAGCTGAAAAAATCCGGCGTCGCCACGGGCCAGAATTATGACGATGCGATTGCGCAGCTGGCGCAGGCCGACGCCGATGTGGCAATTGCCGAGGCAGGCCTCGCGACCGCCCAGCTCAATCTGCAATATACCAATGTGACGGCCCCGATCAGCGGCCGCATTGGCCGTGCGCTGATTACCGAAGGTGCGCTTGTCAGCGCCAACGGCTCGGAAAATCTCGCAACGATCCAGCAGCTCGATCCGGTCTATGCGGACTTCACCCAGTCCGCGACCGATCTCATCCGCCTGCGCAAGGCGCTGCAGGACGGTGCGCTGGCCGGCGACAAGAATGAAGCCAAGGTCAATCTCCTGATGGATGACGGCAGTGCCTATCCGCATGCCGGAAAGCTATTGTTTTCGGAAGCAGCCGTCGATGAGACGACCGGCCAGGTGACCCTGCGTGGCGAATTCCCCAATCCGGATGGCGACCTTCTGCCCGGAATGTATGTCCGCGTCATCGTCGAGCAGGGCATCGAAAGAAATGCCATCGCCGTACCCAGCCAGGCCGTGCAGCGCGATACCTCCGGTAATGCCCAGGTCTACATCGTCAAGGAAGACAAGACGGCTGAACTGCGCACGGTATCTGCCGGCCAGGTTCTCGGCGACCAGTGGATCATCCGCGATGGCCTGAAGCCTGGCGAAAAGGTGATCGTTGAAGGCTTCCAGAAGGTTCGCCCCGGCGCGCCTGTCGAACCGGCGGACTGGAAGCCGGCCGATGCCAAGCCCGCAGCCGGGGCTCAGCCTGCCGCTGAAAAACCGGCGGACGCGCAGCCTGCCGCAGAAAAGACGGGCACGGATGGTGCCGCCGAAAAGCCGGCTGAAGACGCCAAGCCCGCCGAACAGGCGAAGTAA
- a CDS encoding ABC transporter substrate-binding protein, with protein MTRTTLKGLLLASSILGSAGLAHAEDVTLTIESWRNDDLAIWQEKLIPAFEAKNPGIKVVFAPTAPTEYNAALNAKLDAGSAGDLVTCRPFDASLELYNKKHLADLTGLAGMENFSPVAKSAWTTDDGAATFCVPMASVIHGFIYNKDAFDKLGIAIPVTEADFFAALDKIKADGTYIPLAMGTKDLWEAATMGYQNIGPTYWKGEEGRAALIKGEQKLTDADWVEPYKVLAKWKDYLGDGFEAQTYPDSQNLFTLGRAAIYPAGSWEIGLFNTQAEFKMGAFPPPVKAAGDACYISDHNDIGVGLNAKSAHPEEAKKLLTWIASPEFADIYANSLPGFFSLNSTPVKMADPLAQEFVSWREKCKPTIRSTYQILSRGTPNLENETWVESANVINGTDTPEVAAEKLQKGLDSWYKPAK; from the coding sequence ATGACCCGCACTACCTTGAAGGGCTTGCTGCTTGCATCCAGCATCCTCGGCTCCGCCGGGCTTGCGCATGCTGAAGACGTCACGCTGACGATCGAGAGCTGGCGCAATGACGACCTGGCCATCTGGCAGGAAAAGCTCATTCCGGCATTCGAAGCCAAGAACCCGGGCATCAAGGTCGTCTTCGCGCCGACCGCGCCGACCGAGTATAACGCGGCGCTGAATGCCAAGCTCGATGCCGGCTCCGCCGGTGATCTCGTTACCTGCCGTCCGTTCGACGCCTCGCTCGAACTTTACAACAAGAAGCATCTGGCTGACCTGACCGGTCTCGCCGGCATGGAGAATTTCTCGCCGGTCGCCAAGTCCGCCTGGACGACGGACGATGGCGCGGCGACGTTCTGCGTGCCGATGGCCTCTGTTATCCATGGCTTCATCTACAACAAGGATGCCTTCGACAAGCTCGGCATCGCCATCCCAGTCACGGAAGCCGATTTCTTCGCGGCTCTCGACAAGATCAAGGCCGACGGCACCTATATCCCGCTCGCCATGGGCACCAAGGATCTCTGGGAAGCCGCAACCATGGGCTACCAGAATATCGGCCCGACCTACTGGAAGGGCGAGGAAGGCCGTGCTGCCCTGATCAAGGGCGAGCAGAAGTTGACCGACGCCGATTGGGTCGAGCCCTACAAGGTTCTTGCCAAGTGGAAGGATTACCTCGGCGACGGTTTCGAAGCCCAGACCTATCCGGACAGCCAGAACCTCTTCACGCTCGGCCGCGCTGCGATCTATCCGGCCGGCTCGTGGGAAATCGGCCTGTTCAACACGCAGGCCGAATTCAAGATGGGTGCTTTCCCGCCGCCGGTTAAGGCTGCAGGCGACGCCTGCTACATCTCCGACCACAACGACATCGGCGTTGGCCTGAATGCCAAGAGCGCGCATCCGGAAGAAGCCAAGAAGCTTCTCACCTGGATTGCCTCTCCGGAATTCGCCGACATCTATGCCAACTCGCTGCCGGGCTTCTTCAGCCTGAACTCGACACCGGTGAAGATGGCCGATCCGCTCGCACAGGAATTCGTCTCCTGGCGCGAAAAGTGCAAGCCGACCATCCGCTCGACCTATCAGATCCTGTCGCGCGGCACCCCGAACCTCGAAAACGAGACCTGGGTGGAATCGGCCAACGTGATCAACGGCACCGATACGCCGGAAGTCGCCGCCGAGAAGCTCCAGAAGGGCCTCGACAGCTGGTACAAGCCTGCCAAGTAA
- a CDS encoding TetR family transcriptional regulator, producing MRRTKAEAEETRLSILSAAERVFFEKGVSTASLDDVAKAAGVTRGAIYWHFANKTDLFLELYNTVNLPIEDMIARDVEQPAAEVLCYIEKSAGDWLTELAADEHRQRIFTILLRCPYGDDLLPVLEKQQEVDDRHTVMLDSAFDRARSAGFLNGNWTPQSATKALRWMMEGLCSEWLLFGRRFDLATEGKEGLKRLFDSFRQVPVTAEALVVS from the coding sequence ATGCGCAGAACCAAGGCCGAAGCGGAAGAAACCCGCCTCAGCATTCTGAGCGCAGCAGAGCGGGTTTTCTTCGAAAAGGGCGTATCCACCGCCTCGCTCGACGATGTCGCCAAGGCGGCCGGCGTCACGCGCGGCGCCATCTACTGGCATTTTGCCAACAAGACCGATCTTTTCCTCGAACTCTACAATACCGTAAACCTGCCGATCGAAGACATGATTGCCCGCGATGTCGAACAGCCGGCCGCCGAGGTGCTCTGCTATATCGAGAAGTCGGCAGGCGACTGGTTGACCGAACTGGCAGCGGACGAGCATCGCCAGCGCATCTTCACCATCCTGCTTCGCTGCCCCTATGGCGACGACCTGCTGCCGGTTCTGGAAAAGCAGCAGGAGGTCGATGACCGCCACACCGTCATGCTCGACAGCGCGTTTGACCGTGCCCGCAGCGCGGGTTTTCTCAACGGAAACTGGACGCCTCAGTCCGCCACCAAGGCGCTACGTTGGATGATGGAAGGCCTGTGCAGCGAATGGCTGCTGTTCGGCCGCCGCTTCGATCTGGCGACGGAAGGCAAGGAAGGGCTGAAACGCCTGTTCGACAGCTTCCGCCAGGTGCCGGTAACGGCCGAGGCGCTTGTCGTATCCTGA
- a CDS encoding efflux RND transporter permease subunit, with the protein MPSFFIDRPIFAWVVALFIMIAGIIALPLLPISQYPNVAPPQISINTSYPGASSEETYQSVTRLIENELNGIEGMQYFSSTSSAAGSVSINVTFTPGTDSGDASIDVQNRVRRVEARLPDAVRQQGIEVEEAGSGFLMILALTSTDGSMDAVSLGDYLSRNVLNEIQRVEGVGRAQMFATERAMRIWLDPDKMRGLNLTAGDINAAITAQNAQVASGSIGAQPNPITQQISAPVLIKGQLTSAEEFGAIILRANLNGSAVRLRDVARIEIGGQDYSFSTRLNGKPSAAIGVQLTPTGNALATSTAIKARMDELATFFPQGVEYSVPYDTSPFVAISIEKVLHTLLEAVALVFLVMFLFLQNIRYTIIPTLVVPVALLGTCAAMLAMGFSINVLTMFGMVLAIGILVDDAIIVVENVERIMSEEGLTPKEATRKAMKQITGAVIGITLVLSAVFIPMAFFPGAVGVIYQQFSLTMVVSILFSALLALTLTPALCASFLKQVPKGHHHTKRGFFGLFNRGFDKASHGYSGWVASMVTRTWRFMLIYVVLLGGLAYLFMQLPSSFLPDEDQGFVIVSMQLPSEATGNRTTEVIEQTEAIFSKEPAVERIIAISGFSFSGTGQNAGLAFVTLKDWSERGPNDVASVIAGRASGAMSQIKDAISFALSPPPIQGLGTSNGFEFRLQDRGGQGSAALAAARDQLLGLAAQSQVISGVRVDGLPDAAQVNLLIDREKANTFGVAFADINSTISTNLGSSYVNDFPNAGRLQRVTVQADENRRMQTADLLKLNVRNSNGGMVPLSAFASIEWTSGPTQTVGYNGYPSVPISGQANAGYSSGEAIAEMERLFAQLPPGFGYEWTGQSREEIASGTQAPLLVALSCLLIFLCLAALYESWSIPVAVMMVVPLGVIGAVLAVTLRDMPNDVYFKVGLIAIIGLSAKNAILIIEFAKEQMEAGKPLLDATIEAAHLRFRPILMTSLAFTLGVLPLAIATGASSGSQRAIGTGVMGGMISATVLAIFFVPVFFVFVMKLFRRTTLKPIGSDTTVTPAE; encoded by the coding sequence ATGCCTAGTTTCTTTATCGACCGGCCTATCTTTGCGTGGGTCGTCGCACTTTTCATCATGATCGCGGGTATCATCGCGCTGCCGCTGCTGCCGATTTCGCAGTATCCGAACGTGGCACCGCCGCAAATCTCCATCAATACCAGCTATCCCGGTGCCTCCTCGGAAGAGACCTACCAGAGCGTGACGCGGCTCATCGAAAATGAGCTGAACGGCATCGAAGGCATGCAGTATTTCTCGTCGACGTCCAGCGCCGCCGGCAGCGTATCGATCAATGTGACCTTCACGCCGGGCACCGATTCCGGCGATGCGTCGATCGACGTGCAGAACCGTGTCCGCCGCGTCGAGGCGCGCCTGCCCGATGCCGTGCGCCAGCAGGGCATCGAGGTTGAAGAGGCCGGTTCCGGCTTCCTGATGATCCTTGCGCTCACATCCACGGACGGGTCCATGGATGCGGTCTCGCTTGGCGATTATCTCAGCCGCAACGTGCTCAACGAAATCCAGCGCGTCGAAGGCGTCGGCCGGGCACAGATGTTTGCCACCGAGCGCGCCATGCGCATCTGGCTCGATCCGGACAAGATGCGCGGCCTCAACCTGACGGCGGGCGATATCAATGCCGCCATCACCGCGCAGAATGCTCAAGTAGCCTCCGGCAGCATCGGCGCCCAGCCAAACCCGATCACGCAGCAGATCAGTGCGCCCGTCCTCATCAAGGGCCAGCTCACCTCGGCTGAAGAGTTCGGGGCGATCATCCTGCGAGCCAATCTCAACGGCTCTGCCGTGCGCCTGCGCGATGTCGCCCGTATCGAGATCGGTGGTCAGGACTACAGCTTCTCGACGCGCCTCAACGGCAAGCCGTCCGCCGCTATCGGCGTCCAGCTAACGCCAACCGGCAACGCGCTCGCCACCTCCACGGCGATCAAGGCACGGATGGACGAACTGGCGACCTTCTTCCCGCAAGGTGTCGAATATTCCGTTCCCTACGATACGTCGCCCTTCGTGGCGATCTCGATCGAAAAGGTTCTGCATACGCTGCTGGAAGCCGTGGCGCTGGTGTTCCTGGTGATGTTCCTGTTCCTGCAGAACATCCGCTACACCATCATCCCGACGCTTGTCGTTCCCGTCGCCTTGCTGGGCACCTGTGCTGCCATGCTCGCCATGGGCTTCTCGATCAACGTTCTGACGATGTTCGGCATGGTGCTTGCCATCGGTATTCTCGTCGATGATGCGATCATCGTCGTCGAAAATGTTGAACGCATCATGTCCGAGGAAGGCCTGACGCCAAAGGAAGCAACCCGCAAGGCGATGAAGCAGATTACCGGCGCCGTGATCGGCATCACGCTGGTTCTGTCGGCCGTGTTCATTCCCATGGCCTTCTTCCCCGGCGCCGTCGGCGTCATCTATCAGCAGTTCTCGCTGACCATGGTGGTCTCCATCCTGTTCTCGGCCCTGCTCGCCCTGACATTGACGCCGGCGCTCTGCGCCAGCTTCCTCAAGCAGGTTCCTAAGGGCCATCACCACACCAAACGTGGCTTCTTCGGCCTGTTCAACCGCGGCTTCGACAAGGCCTCGCACGGCTATAGCGGCTGGGTTGCAAGTATGGTGACGCGCACATGGCGCTTCATGCTGATCTATGTCGTGCTGCTCGGCGGTCTCGCCTATCTGTTCATGCAGCTGCCGTCCTCCTTCCTTCCGGATGAGGACCAGGGCTTCGTCATCGTCAGCATGCAGCTGCCGTCGGAAGCGACCGGCAACCGCACGACCGAAGTTATCGAGCAGACCGAAGCGATCTTCAGCAAGGAACCGGCCGTCGAACGGATCATCGCCATCAGCGGCTTCTCGTTCTCCGGTACCGGCCAGAATGCCGGCCTCGCCTTCGTGACGCTGAAGGACTGGTCGGAGCGCGGACCCAACGATGTCGCCTCGGTCATCGCCGGCCGGGCATCCGGCGCCATGTCCCAGATCAAGGATGCGATCAGCTTTGCGCTGTCGCCGCCGCCGATCCAGGGTCTTGGCACCTCCAACGGCTTCGAGTTCCGCCTGCAGGATCGCGGCGGACAGGGCTCTGCGGCATTGGCCGCCGCGCGTGACCAGCTTCTCGGTCTTGCGGCACAAAGCCAGGTCATTTCGGGCGTTCGCGTCGATGGCCTGCCGGATGCGGCCCAGGTCAATCTTCTGATCGACCGTGAAAAGGCCAATACGTTCGGCGTTGCCTTTGCTGACATCAACTCGACGATCTCGACCAATCTCGGTTCGTCCTATGTCAATGACTTCCCGAATGCCGGACGTCTGCAGCGTGTGACGGTGCAGGCCGACGAGAACAGGCGCATGCAGACCGCCGACCTCCTGAAGCTCAATGTCCGCAATTCGAATGGCGGCATGGTTCCGTTGTCGGCTTTTGCCAGCATCGAATGGACAAGCGGCCCGACCCAGACGGTCGGCTATAACGGCTACCCGTCGGTTCCGATCAGCGGCCAGGCCAATGCCGGTTATTCCTCCGGCGAGGCGATTGCCGAGATGGAACGTCTGTTTGCACAGCTGCCACCGGGCTTCGGCTACGAATGGACGGGGCAGTCGCGTGAGGAAATCGCATCAGGCACCCAGGCGCCGCTTCTCGTGGCCCTGTCCTGCCTGCTGATCTTCCTGTGCCTTGCCGCCCTCTATGAAAGCTGGAGCATTCCGGTTGCGGTGATGATGGTGGTGCCGCTTGGCGTTATCGGCGCGGTTCTCGCCGTCACCCTGCGCGACATGCCCAACGATGTGTACTTCAAGGTCGGCCTGATCGCGATCATCGGCCTCTCGGCGAAAAACGCGATCCTGATCATCGAGTTCGCCAAGGAGCAGATGGAGGCTGGCAAACCCTTGCTGGATGCCACCATCGAGGCAGCGCATCTGCGCTTCCGCCCGATCCTGATGACCTCGCTGGCCTTTACCCTCGGCGTGTTGCCGCTGGCGATTGCCACCGGCGCAAGCTCGGGCAGCCAGCGCGCCATCGGTACCGGCGTCATGGGCGGCATGATCTCGGCCACGGTGCTGGCGATCTTCTTCGTGCCCGTCTTCTTCGTGTTCGTCATGAAGCTGTTCCGCAGAACGACGTTGAAGCCGATCGGTTCTGACACGACGGTCACACCGGCAGAATAA
- a CDS encoding carbohydrate ABC transporter permease: MSKARISPLRSGFVHLALAGYTVIALFPVVLTILNSLKDKNAIFRTPLALPTPETFSLIGYTTVLKQGDFIGYFQNSLIVTVVSIFFALLFGAMAAFALSEYRFRGNTLLGLYLAIGIMIPIRLGTVAILQGMVAAGLVNTLTALILVYTAQGLPLAIFILSEFMRTVSDDLKNAGRIDGLSEYAIFFRLVLPLVRPAMATVAVFTMIPIWNDLWFPLILAPGEATKTVTLGSQVFIGQFVTNWNAVLAALSLAIFPVLILYVIFSRQLIRGITAGAVK, encoded by the coding sequence ATGTCAAAAGCACGCATCTCGCCGCTGCGCTCCGGCTTCGTTCACCTGGCACTGGCCGGCTACACCGTCATCGCGCTGTTTCCGGTCGTCCTGACGATCCTCAATTCCCTGAAGGACAAGAACGCGATCTTCCGCACGCCCCTGGCATTGCCGACGCCGGAAACGTTCAGCCTGATCGGCTATACGACGGTGCTGAAACAGGGCGATTTTATCGGTTATTTCCAAAACAGCCTGATCGTCACGGTCGTCTCGATCTTCTTTGCGCTGCTGTTCGGCGCCATGGCTGCCTTCGCGCTGTCGGAATACCGCTTTCGCGGCAATACGCTGCTCGGTCTTTATCTTGCCATCGGCATCATGATCCCGATCCGCCTCGGCACAGTCGCCATCCTGCAGGGTATGGTCGCCGCTGGCCTCGTCAATACGCTGACGGCGCTGATTCTGGTCTACACCGCTCAGGGCCTGCCGCTTGCCATCTTCATCCTGTCGGAATTCATGCGTACGGTTTCCGATGACCTGAAGAATGCCGGCCGGATCGATGGCCTGTCGGAATATGCGATCTTCTTCCGCCTTGTCCTGCCGCTGGTGCGGCCCGCCATGGCAACGGTGGCGGTGTTCACGATGATCCCGATCTGGAACGACCTCTGGTTCCCGCTGATTCTGGCACCCGGCGAAGCCACCAAGACCGTCACGCTCGGCTCCCAGGTGTTCATCGGCCAGTTCGTTACCAATTGGAACGCGGTTCTTGCCGCCCTGTCGCTGGCAATCTTCCCGGTCCTTATCCTCTATGTCATCTTCTCGCGGCAGCTGATCCGCGGCATTACCGCAGGAGCAGTCAAGTAA
- a CDS encoding carbohydrate ABC transporter permease → MSSAISSEDKIQVPARPRRWHILVFLLPAFIVYSAVMILPLIETLRLSLFNTVDGQSTFVGLANFQVLFGEERWAADFWRALKNNFIFFAIHMLVQNPLGIALAAMLSIPKLRLATFYRTAIFMPTILSFVIVGFIWKLILSPIWGITPFFMDLVGLKAFFGPWLGKPGSALITVSLISVWQNVGIPMMLIYAALLNIPDEVIEAAECDGITGWSQFWKIKLPLILPAIGMVSILTFVGNFNAFDLIYTVQGALAGPDGATDILGTLLYRTFFGFQLQLGDRSMGATIATVMFLIILAGVSLYLFGIQRRVRRYQF, encoded by the coding sequence ATGAGCAGCGCCATATCGTCTGAGGACAAAATCCAAGTTCCGGCCCGGCCGAGACGCTGGCATATCCTTGTCTTCCTGTTGCCGGCCTTCATCGTCTATTCGGCCGTGATGATCCTGCCGCTGATCGAAACGCTGCGCCTGTCGCTGTTCAATACCGTCGATGGGCAATCGACCTTCGTCGGACTTGCCAATTTCCAGGTCCTGTTCGGCGAAGAGCGCTGGGCGGCTGATTTCTGGCGGGCGCTGAAGAACAATTTCATCTTCTTTGCCATCCACATGCTGGTGCAGAACCCGCTCGGCATCGCGCTGGCCGCCATGCTGTCGATCCCCAAGCTCAGGCTTGCAACGTTCTACCGGACGGCGATTTTCATGCCGACCATCCTGTCCTTCGTCATTGTCGGTTTTATCTGGAAGCTCATCCTGTCGCCGATCTGGGGCATTACCCCTTTCTTCATGGATCTCGTGGGGCTGAAGGCTTTCTTCGGCCCCTGGCTTGGCAAGCCGGGTTCGGCACTGATCACGGTCTCGCTGATCTCCGTCTGGCAGAATGTCGGTATTCCGATGATGCTGATCTATGCGGCACTTCTCAATATTCCCGATGAAGTGATCGAAGCTGCCGAATGCGATGGCATTACCGGCTGGAGCCAGTTCTGGAAGATCAAGCTGCCGTTGATCCTGCCTGCGATCGGCATGGTGTCGATCCTGACCTTCGTCGGCAATTTCAACGCGTTCGACCTGATCTACACCGTGCAGGGCGCGCTTGCCGGACCGGATGGAGCGACCGACATCCTCGGAACGCTGCTCTACCGCACCTTCTTCGGTTTCCAGCTGCAGCTCGGCGACCGCTCGATGGGCGCGACCATTGCCACCGTGATGTTCCTGATCATCCTCGCCGGCGTTTCGCTCTATCTCTTCGGCATTCAGCGGCGTGTTCGCCGCTACCAGTTCTAA
- a CDS encoding Gfo/Idh/MocA family protein translates to MSKPVRVLVAGLGNMGRSHALAYHNNPGFEIAGLVNRSKPVLSPELAGYTIHPDFATALNELKPDLCSICTYSDSHADYAVMAFEAGCDVFIEKPLATTVADAERVVAAARKAGKKLVVGYILRHHPSWIRLIAEARKLGGPYVFRMNLNQQSSGPTWMTHKSLMETTPPIVDCGVHYVDVMCQITDAKAVEVRGMGLRLSNEIAPSMYNYGHLQVLYEDGSLGWYEAAWGPMISETAFFVKDVMSPNGSVSIVMDPNAKSDDIDTHTKTAVIRVHKAETGADGKFVHKDEDLKMDGEPGHQELCDLEQAYVLKAISENIDLERHMDDAVQSLRICLAADESVRTGQPVKL, encoded by the coding sequence ATGAGCAAACCCGTTCGCGTCCTCGTCGCCGGTCTCGGCAATATGGGCCGCAGCCATGCGCTGGCCTATCACAACAATCCCGGCTTCGAGATCGCCGGCCTCGTCAACCGCTCCAAGCCCGTGCTGTCGCCGGAGCTTGCCGGCTATACGATCCACCCGGATTTTGCCACGGCCCTGAACGAGTTGAAGCCCGATCTCTGCTCGATCTGCACCTATTCCGACAGCCATGCCGACTATGCCGTCATGGCGTTCGAGGCGGGCTGCGATGTCTTCATCGAAAAGCCGCTGGCAACGACCGTGGCCGATGCCGAGCGTGTCGTGGCAGCCGCCAGAAAGGCCGGCAAGAAGCTGGTGGTCGGCTATATCCTGCGCCATCACCCCTCCTGGATCCGGTTGATCGCCGAGGCCCGCAAGCTCGGCGGCCCCTATGTTTTCCGTATGAACCTCAATCAGCAGTCCAGCGGCCCGACCTGGATGACGCATAAGTCGTTGATGGAAACCACGCCGCCGATCGTCGATTGCGGCGTGCATTATGTCGATGTCATGTGCCAGATCACCGATGCCAAGGCCGTGGAAGTGCGCGGCATGGGCCTTCGCCTGTCGAATGAAATAGCGCCGTCTATGTATAACTATGGCCATCTGCAGGTTCTCTACGAGGATGGTTCGCTCGGCTGGTACGAAGCCGCCTGGGGACCGATGATCTCCGAGACCGCCTTCTTCGTGAAGGACGTGATGTCGCCCAACGGTTCGGTTTCGATTGTCATGGATCCGAATGCCAAGTCCGACGACATCGACACGCACACGAAGACGGCCGTTATTCGCGTTCACAAGGCCGAAACCGGCGCAGACGGCAAATTCGTCCACAAGGACGAAGACCTGAAGATGGACGGCGAGCCGGGACACCAGGAACTCTGCGATCTCGAGCAGGCCTATGTGCTGAAAGCCATCAGTGAAAATATCGATCTTGAACGGCATATGGACGATGCCGTCCAGTCGCTGCGCATCTGCCTTGCGGCCGATGAGAGCGTACGGACCGGCCAGCCGGTCAAACTCTAA